In the Ramlibacter tataouinensis TTB310 genome, one interval contains:
- the hpnC gene encoding squalene synthase HpnC: protein MLAVRPSSTALAPPGDHYENFPVASWLCPASLRPAVAALYWFARTADDIADEGDAPAEQRLADLAAFRADLLALAHRSPVSDRWPQVFGPLAAAMERHRLPLAPFTDLLSAFEQDVVRTREGAGYADRADLLDYCRRSANPVGRLMLHLYGVHDAQAVAESDCVCTALQLINFWQDLGVDLRRGRRYLPEADLRAHGLDPAAPASWRAHPNARRLVADEVAWARATMRQGLAIPHRVPGRAGWELRAVVQGGLRILDKIEAQGFDTFSRRPTLSARDAPVLLWRVLRMGQSAR from the coding sequence ATCTTGGCCGTGCGCCCCTCCTCCACCGCCCTGGCGCCGCCGGGCGACCACTACGAAAACTTCCCTGTCGCGTCCTGGCTCTGCCCGGCGTCCCTGCGGCCCGCGGTGGCCGCCCTCTACTGGTTCGCCCGCACCGCCGACGACATTGCCGACGAGGGCGACGCGCCGGCCGAGCAACGCCTGGCCGACCTGGCGGCGTTCCGGGCCGACCTGCTGGCCCTGGCCCACCGCTCGCCCGTTTCAGACCGCTGGCCGCAGGTGTTCGGCCCGCTGGCGGCGGCGATGGAACGCCACCGGCTGCCGCTCGCGCCCTTCACCGACCTGCTCAGCGCCTTCGAGCAGGACGTGGTGCGCACCCGCGAGGGCGCCGGGTACGCGGATCGCGCCGACCTGCTGGACTACTGCCGCCGCTCGGCCAACCCGGTCGGGCGGCTGATGCTGCACCTGTACGGCGTGCACGACGCCCAGGCCGTCGCCGAGAGCGACTGCGTCTGCACGGCGCTGCAGCTGATCAATTTCTGGCAGGACCTGGGCGTGGACCTGCGCCGCGGCCGCCGCTACCTGCCCGAGGCCGACCTGCGCGCCCACGGCCTGGACCCGGCCGCCCCGGCCAGCTGGCGGGCCCACCCGAATGCCAGGCGGCTGGTCGCCGACGAGGTGGCCTGGGCACGCGCCACCATGCGGCAGGGCCTGGCCATCCCCCACCGCGTGCCGGGGCGCGCCGGCTGGGAGCTGCGCGCCGTGGTCCAGGGCGGCCTGCGCATCCTGGACAAGATCGAGGCGCAGGGCTTCGACACCTTTAGCCGCCGCCCCACCCTGTCGGCGCGGGATGCGCCCGTGCTGCTGTGGCGCGTGCTGCGAATGGGACAATCCGCGCGATGA
- a CDS encoding alpha/beta fold hydrolase, protein MQPTSNYATCAGREIHYTEWGPPGGPVVIAWHGLARTGRDMDELAQRLAQRFRVICPDTLGRGLSQWSPDPLREYTLAFYARLACELFDRLGIEEAHWVGTSMGGAIGTVCAGGLQVPALRGRIRSLVLNDNAPRLAQAALDRIRAYAGSPPSFATVRELEAFYRQVYKPYGWMSDAQWRRLTETSTRRLPDGRVTPHYDPAMVRQFIDHPRDYELWEHYDAIEAPVLCLRGAESDLVLPDATAEMMQRGPGARGRLRVVEVPGCGHAPALNVPAQLDLVAGFIEAHEPALAVA, encoded by the coding sequence ATGCAGCCCACATCGAACTACGCGACCTGCGCCGGGCGCGAGATCCACTACACCGAATGGGGCCCGCCCGGCGGTCCGGTGGTCATCGCCTGGCACGGCCTGGCGCGCACGGGGCGCGACATGGACGAGCTGGCGCAGCGCCTGGCGCAGCGCTTCCGGGTGATCTGCCCCGACACCCTGGGCCGCGGCCTGAGCCAGTGGAGCCCCGACCCGCTGCGGGAGTACACCCTGGCGTTCTACGCCCGCCTGGCCTGCGAGCTGTTCGACCGGCTCGGCATCGAGGAGGCGCACTGGGTGGGCACCTCGATGGGCGGCGCCATCGGCACGGTGTGCGCCGGGGGGCTGCAGGTGCCGGCGCTGCGCGGGCGCATCCGCAGCCTGGTGCTCAACGACAACGCGCCGCGCCTGGCGCAGGCCGCGCTCGACCGCATCCGGGCCTATGCCGGCAGCCCGCCCTCGTTCGCCACGGTTCGCGAGCTGGAGGCGTTCTACCGGCAGGTCTACAAGCCCTACGGCTGGATGAGCGATGCGCAGTGGCGGCGCCTGACCGAGACCTCGACGCGGCGCCTGCCGGACGGGCGCGTCACGCCGCACTACGACCCGGCCATGGTGCGGCAGTTCATCGACCACCCGCGCGACTACGAGCTGTGGGAGCACTACGACGCGATCGAGGCCCCGGTGCTGTGCCTGCGCGGCGCCGAGTCCGACTTGGTGCTGCCCGACGCGACGGCCGAGATGATGCAGCGCGGCCCGGGCGCGCGCGGCCGGCTGCGCGTGGTCGAGGTGCCCGGCTGCGGCCATGCGCCGGCGCTCAACGTGCCAGCGCAGCTGGACCTGGTGGCGGGCTTCATCGAAGCCCACGAGCCGGCGCTGGCCGTTGCCTGA
- the hpnE gene encoding hydroxysqualene dehydroxylase HpnE: MAQIAVIGAGWAGLAAAVTATQAGHRVSVFEAARTLGGRARSLEVALPEGGTALLDNGQHILIGAYGRTLALMRTVGVEPAQVLHALPLTLRFPDGTGLALPAWPAPLDAAWGIARARGWDARDKASLLRAALRWRLAGFQCAPDQTVLALCDGLAPRVLRELVEPLCVAALNTPAARASGQVFLRVLRDSLFGPGDGAWGSSWLLLPHAPLGELLPQAAARWLAARGQVLATGHRVASLAQDGPSGWRVDGQPFDAVLLACPPWEAQRLLAPLPCAAAWRALAQGLAHEPIATVYASSRRRLPLPLLALRDGPDAPAQYVFDRGQLGGPQGLLAFVASASRGAREAVERQVLAQAHALGWTDVRALQTVVEKRATFACLPGLRRPPVRVAPGLLACGDYVEGPYPATLEGAVRSAEAAAALLP, from the coding sequence ATGGCCCAGATCGCGGTGATCGGCGCCGGCTGGGCCGGCCTCGCCGCGGCGGTCACCGCCACCCAGGCCGGCCACCGCGTCAGCGTGTTCGAAGCCGCACGCACCCTGGGTGGCCGCGCGCGCAGCCTCGAGGTGGCGCTGCCCGAGGGCGGCACCGCCCTCCTGGACAACGGCCAGCACATCCTGATCGGCGCCTACGGCCGCACCCTGGCCCTGATGCGCACGGTGGGCGTGGAGCCGGCCCAGGTGCTGCACGCCCTGCCCCTGACCCTGCGCTTTCCCGACGGCACCGGCCTGGCGCTGCCGGCCTGGCCGGCACCGCTGGATGCGGCCTGGGGCATCGCGCGGGCGCGCGGCTGGGATGCGCGCGACAAGGCCTCGCTGCTGCGGGCTGCGCTGCGCTGGCGTCTTGCAGGCTTCCAGTGCGCGCCGGACCAGACCGTTCTGGCGCTGTGCGACGGCCTGGCACCGCGCGTGCTGCGCGAACTGGTCGAGCCCCTGTGCGTGGCGGCGCTGAACACGCCGGCCGCGCGCGCCAGCGGCCAGGTCTTCCTGCGCGTGCTGCGCGATTCGCTCTTCGGCCCTGGCGACGGTGCCTGGGGCAGCTCCTGGCTGCTGCTGCCGCACGCGCCCCTGGGCGAGCTACTGCCGCAGGCGGCGGCGCGCTGGCTGGCAGCCCGGGGCCAGGTGCTCGCGACCGGGCACCGCGTGGCCTCTCTGGCGCAGGACGGCCCCTCGGGCTGGCGGGTCGACGGCCAGCCTTTCGATGCGGTGCTGCTCGCCTGCCCGCCCTGGGAGGCGCAACGCCTGCTCGCGCCGCTGCCCTGCGCGGCGGCGTGGCGCGCGCTGGCCCAGGGCCTGGCCCACGAGCCCATCGCCACCGTCTACGCCAGCAGCCGGCGGCGGCTGCCCCTGCCCCTGCTGGCCTTGCGCGACGGTCCCGACGCGCCGGCGCAGTACGTGTTCGACCGCGGCCAGCTGGGCGGGCCGCAGGGCCTGCTGGCCTTCGTGGCCAGCGCCAGCCGCGGCGCGCGCGAGGCGGTCGAGCGGCAGGTGCTGGCCCAGGCCCATGCCCTGGGCTGGACCGACGTGCGGGCGCTGCAGACCGTGGTCGAGAAGCGCGCCACCTTCGCCTGCCTGCCGGGCCTGCGGCGCCCGCCGGTGCGCGTCGCCCCCGGCCTGCTCGCCTGCGGCGACTACGTGGAAGGGCCTTATCCCGCCACGCTGGAGGGCGCGGTGCGCTCGGCCGAGGCGGCCGCGGCGCTGCTGCCCTGA
- a CDS encoding 3-hydroxybutyrate oligomer hydrolase family protein has protein sequence MRTTADPYRAAAVRRILPLCAIASAVLAGCGGGADGSASVSDVQAANVNAKVPPGVDLPAQAMPLGVTQHSVTDYPATTVGTGATAQQQDLLTGGIGKTGLGAPVPPLYADANNPTAAELRRNALYSNYRAILDPSVAGGYGRFYGPNVTADGTVTANEGLIPGREYLASLDDGSGRKRVVMAVLIPDSFDTGKPCLVLGPSSGSRGVYGAIGTAGEWGLKKGCAVALTDAGKGVGLHDLGDDTVNKVDGTRATRTAAGVLAHFAADITESARAAFNAVLPHRFALKQVHSQQNPEKDWGSDTLAVARYAFHALNDRFGGPGSGRRFVPANTLVIAGSASNGGAAVLRAAELDRTGLIDGVVASEPVTQMPTTAGYGISFGGTPVSGYGRNLADLVTYGNLYQPCAAMAADAAMTEFSFFNFMTIAGMNGRAQARCASLAAKGLVNGATAAERAADALARLRGYGWTVEHDRMHNAHWGLGNGPILSAMYPVAYGRFSVLDNVCGTSFAAADTLGNPVAATAAAKAQSFAIANGTANGTPAAPIYDNSLGGSKAWQWAVSASTGTADFGLDTALCQRALVTGADPVTGAPLTDASTPTADQSAAVRRGIAEVAVSGDLGRTPTIIVSGRSDALVPVNNNSRAYAAYNLAVEGTRSQLRYVEVTNAQHFDTFIPLAGFDTRFVPLHGYFNQAMDLMHAHLTAGAPLPPSQVVRTTPRGGVPGAAPALTAAHIPPISAAPAAADRIGFSGTTLTVPQ, from the coding sequence CACCCAGCACAGCGTGACCGACTACCCGGCCACCACCGTGGGCACCGGCGCCACGGCGCAGCAGCAGGACCTGCTCACCGGCGGCATCGGCAAGACCGGCCTGGGCGCGCCCGTCCCGCCGCTGTACGCCGACGCGAACAATCCCACCGCGGCGGAGCTGCGGCGCAACGCGCTGTATTCCAACTACCGTGCCATCCTGGATCCATCGGTGGCGGGCGGCTATGGCCGCTTCTACGGCCCCAACGTCACGGCCGACGGCACCGTCACGGCCAACGAGGGGCTGATCCCCGGCCGCGAGTACCTCGCCTCGCTGGACGACGGCAGCGGCCGCAAGCGCGTGGTCATGGCGGTGCTGATCCCCGACAGCTTCGACACCGGCAAGCCCTGCCTCGTGCTGGGGCCGTCCTCCGGCTCGCGCGGCGTGTACGGCGCCATCGGCACTGCCGGCGAGTGGGGCCTGAAGAAGGGATGCGCCGTGGCGCTGACCGACGCCGGCAAGGGCGTGGGCCTGCACGACCTGGGCGACGACACCGTCAACAAGGTGGACGGCACGCGCGCCACGCGCACCGCCGCCGGCGTGCTGGCCCACTTCGCCGCCGACATCACGGAGTCGGCGCGGGCCGCCTTCAACGCGGTGCTGCCCCACCGCTTCGCCCTCAAGCAAGTGCACTCACAGCAAAACCCCGAGAAGGACTGGGGCAGCGACACGCTGGCCGTGGCCCGCTACGCGTTCCATGCCCTCAATGACCGTTTCGGCGGGCCCGGCAGCGGTAGGCGCTTCGTGCCGGCGAACACGCTGGTGATCGCCGGCTCGGCCTCCAACGGCGGGGCGGCCGTGCTGCGGGCCGCGGAGCTGGACCGCACCGGCCTGATCGACGGCGTGGTCGCGTCCGAGCCGGTGACGCAGATGCCGACCACGGCGGGCTACGGCATCAGCTTCGGCGGCACGCCGGTGAGCGGCTACGGCCGCAACCTGGCGGACCTGGTGACCTACGGCAACCTCTACCAGCCCTGCGCGGCGATGGCCGCTGACGCGGCCATGACCGAGTTCTCCTTCTTCAACTTCATGACCATCGCGGGCATGAACGGCCGCGCGCAGGCACGCTGCGCCAGCCTGGCGGCCAAGGGCCTGGTGAATGGCGCGACCGCGGCCGAGCGCGCGGCCGATGCGCTGGCGCGCCTGCGCGGCTACGGCTGGACGGTGGAGCACGACCGCATGCACAACGCGCACTGGGGCCTGGGCAACGGCCCCATCCTGTCGGCCATGTACCCGGTGGCCTATGGCCGCTTCTCGGTGCTGGACAACGTCTGCGGCACCAGCTTCGCCGCCGCCGATACGCTCGGCAATCCCGTCGCCGCCACCGCCGCGGCCAAGGCGCAGAGCTTCGCCATCGCCAACGGGACGGCCAACGGCACGCCGGCCGCGCCTATCTACGACAACTCGCTGGGCGGTTCCAAGGCCTGGCAGTGGGCCGTCTCGGCCTCCACCGGCACCGCCGACTTCGGCCTGGACACCGCCCTGTGCCAGCGCGCGCTGGTGACCGGCGCCGACCCGGTGACCGGGGCGCCGCTCACCGATGCCTCCACGCCGACGGCCGACCAGAGCGCCGCCGTGCGCCGCGGCATCGCCGAGGTGGCCGTCAGCGGCGACCTGGGCCGCACGCCCACCATCATCGTCAGCGGCCGCAGCGACGCGCTGGTGCCGGTGAACAACAACTCGCGCGCCTACGCCGCCTACAACCTCGCCGTCGAGGGCACCCGCAGCCAGCTGCGCTACGTGGAGGTCACCAACGCCCAGCACTTCGACACCTTCATCCCGCTGGCCGGCTTCGACACGCGCTTCGTGCCGCTGCACGGGTACTTCAACCAGGCGATGGACCTGATGCACGCGCACCTGACCGCCGGCGCGCCGCTGCCGCCCAGCCAAGTGGTGCGCACCACGCCGCGCGGCGGCGTGCCTGGCGCCGCGCCGGCGCTGACCGCTGCCCACATCCCGCCGATCAGCGCCGCACCGGCGGCCGCCGACCGCATCGGCTTCAGCGGGACCACGCTGACAGTGCCGCAGTAA
- a CDS encoding HAD family hydrolase, with product MLDVARIGAISLDLDDTLWPIWPTIERAEKVLHAWLVENAPMAAALFSSPSALRDIRAHMAAQRPDLKHDLSALRRESIRLALYRAGENPLLAEPAFEAFFAERQRVELFGDVLPALEFLASRYPLVSLSNGNADLERVGLARYFQAAISAREFGVGKPDPRIFHAAAGAVDAVPAQVLHLGDDVLLDVLGALNAGMQTGWVNRTEALWPHEDQRPHLVLRDLGELCEVLR from the coding sequence ATGCTGGACGTAGCGAGAATCGGGGCGATTTCCCTCGACCTGGACGATACCTTGTGGCCCATCTGGCCCACCATCGAGCGCGCCGAGAAGGTGCTGCACGCCTGGCTGGTGGAGAACGCGCCCATGGCCGCGGCCCTGTTCTCCAGCCCTTCCGCGCTGCGCGACATCCGTGCCCACATGGCGGCGCAGCGGCCCGACCTGAAGCACGACCTCAGCGCGCTGCGGCGCGAGTCGATCCGGCTGGCGCTGTACCGCGCCGGCGAGAACCCGCTGCTGGCCGAGCCGGCCTTCGAGGCTTTCTTCGCCGAGCGCCAGCGCGTGGAGCTGTTCGGCGACGTGCTGCCGGCGCTGGAGTTCCTGGCCTCGCGCTACCCGCTGGTCAGCCTGTCCAACGGCAATGCCGACCTGGAGCGCGTCGGCCTGGCGCGCTACTTCCAGGCGGCGATCTCGGCGCGCGAGTTCGGCGTGGGCAAGCCCGACCCGCGCATCTTCCATGCCGCCGCCGGCGCCGTGGATGCCGTGCCCGCGCAGGTGCTGCACCTGGGGGACGACGTGCTGCTGGACGTGCTGGGCGCGCTCAACGCCGGCATGCAGACAGGCTGGGTCAACCGCACCGAGGCCCTCTGGCCGCACGAGGACCAGCGGCCTCACCTGGTGCTGCGCGACCTGGGCGAGCTGTGCGAGGTGCTGCGTTGA
- the hemH gene encoding ferrochelatase → MAFASRFRPEPSYTHGKAPTTAVLLCNLGTPDAPTAPAVRRYLAQFLSDQRVVEIPRALWLPILWGIILPLRPAKSARKYASIWAEGGSPLRLWTDKQAKLLHGFLGERGHAVTVRYAMRYGHPSIEAQLDALKAQGVTRILVVPAYPQYSGTTTASLVDAVSAWSQRTRNLPELRFINRYHDDAGYIDALAGTIGRHWMAHGRPDHFVMSFHGVPERTLRLGDPYHCECHKTARLLAARLNLSPEQYTVSFQSRFGKAKWLEPYTEPTLRALAARGVKRVDVACPGFTSDCLETLEEIAMEGRAAFLAAGGQAFHAIPCLNDDNRWIKALADLAEKHLAGWPTRERPDPAALAQSRERAKALGASA, encoded by the coding sequence ATGGCCTTCGCATCACGCTTCCGCCCCGAGCCTTCCTACACGCACGGCAAGGCGCCCACCACCGCCGTCCTGCTGTGCAACCTGGGCACGCCCGACGCGCCCACGGCGCCGGCGGTGCGGCGCTACCTGGCGCAGTTCCTGAGCGACCAGCGGGTGGTGGAGATCCCGCGGGCGCTGTGGCTGCCCATCCTGTGGGGCATCATCCTGCCGCTGCGGCCGGCCAAGTCGGCGCGCAAGTACGCCAGCATCTGGGCCGAGGGCGGCTCGCCGCTGCGGCTGTGGACCGACAAGCAGGCCAAGCTGCTGCACGGCTTCCTGGGCGAGCGCGGCCATGCGGTGACGGTGCGCTACGCCATGCGCTACGGCCACCCGTCCATCGAGGCGCAGCTGGACGCGCTCAAGGCCCAGGGCGTCACGCGCATCCTCGTCGTGCCGGCCTACCCGCAGTACTCGGGCACCACCACGGCCAGCCTGGTCGACGCGGTGAGCGCCTGGTCGCAGCGCACCCGCAACCTGCCGGAGCTGCGCTTCATCAACCGCTACCACGACGATGCCGGCTACATCGACGCCCTGGCCGGCACCATCGGCCGCCACTGGATGGCGCACGGCCGGCCCGACCACTTCGTCATGAGCTTCCACGGCGTGCCCGAGCGCACCCTCCGGCTGGGCGACCCCTACCACTGCGAATGCCACAAGACGGCGCGCCTGCTGGCCGCGCGGCTGAACCTCAGCCCGGAGCAGTACACGGTCTCGTTCCAGTCGCGCTTCGGCAAGGCCAAGTGGCTGGAGCCCTACACCGAGCCCACGCTGCGCGCCCTGGCCGCCCGCGGCGTCAAGCGGGTGGACGTGGCCTGCCCGGGCTTCACCAGCGACTGCCTGGAGACGCTGGAGGAGATCGCCATGGAAGGCCGCGCCGCCTTCCTGGCCGCGGGCGGCCAGGCCTTCCACGCCATCCCCTGCCTGAACGACGACAACCGCTGGATCAAGGCCCTGGCCGACCTGGCCGAGAAGCACCTGGCGGGCTGGCCGACCCGGGAGCGCCCGGACCCCGCCGCGCTGGCGCAGTCGCGCGAACGCGCCAAGGCGCTCGGCGCCTCCGCCTGA
- a CDS encoding efflux RND transporter periplasmic adaptor subunit, with translation MPAPNPSLGGRPVLAVAAAALLLAACSKPQPAPEPVRAVKVVTVGASNFQFVREFPAEVRPRIESRLGFRVAGKILRRQAEPGRRVKAGEVLAELDPQDYRLAAEAARAQLAAAQTNRDLAAADFKRFAALREQNFISGAELERRETALRAAQAQFDQAQAQLASQGNQAGYTRLLADAAGVVTAVEAEPGQVVAAGAPVVRVAQDGPRDAVFSVPEDRVAEIRAGSPVAVRLWSENRSLAGQVREVAASADPVTRTFQVKVALAGQAQPALGSTVYVTPQAPASAGAQVIKLPTSALRQEGNGSAVWVLDTASMTVRSQPVQIATADGNEAVIAGGLQPGAQVVVAGVHVLSPGQKVSIYQDKTVQGRGAAVPGAADPRVAAAPPAAPAR, from the coding sequence ATGCCCGCTCCGAACCCCTCCCTCGGCGGCCGCCCCGTGCTCGCCGTGGCGGCTGCCGCCCTGCTGCTGGCCGCCTGCTCCAAGCCCCAGCCCGCGCCGGAGCCCGTGCGCGCCGTCAAGGTGGTGACCGTGGGCGCCAGCAATTTCCAATTCGTCCGTGAGTTCCCCGCCGAGGTGCGGCCGCGCATCGAGTCGCGCCTGGGTTTCCGGGTGGCCGGCAAGATCCTGCGCCGCCAGGCCGAGCCAGGCCGTCGGGTCAAGGCCGGCGAGGTGCTGGCCGAACTCGATCCGCAGGACTACCGGCTGGCCGCCGAGGCCGCCCGCGCCCAGCTGGCCGCGGCCCAGACCAACCGGGACCTGGCGGCCGCCGACTTCAAGCGCTTTGCCGCGCTGCGCGAGCAGAATTTCATCAGCGGCGCCGAGCTGGAGCGGCGCGAGACCGCGCTGCGGGCCGCGCAGGCCCAGTTCGACCAGGCCCAGGCCCAGCTGGCATCGCAGGGCAACCAGGCCGGCTACACCCGGCTGCTGGCGGACGCGGCGGGCGTTGTGACGGCAGTGGAGGCCGAGCCGGGCCAGGTGGTGGCCGCCGGCGCGCCGGTGGTGCGCGTGGCGCAGGACGGCCCGCGCGACGCGGTGTTCTCGGTGCCCGAGGACCGGGTGGCCGAGATCCGCGCCGGCTCCCCGGTGGCGGTGCGGCTCTGGTCCGAAAACCGCAGCCTGGCCGGCCAGGTGCGGGAGGTGGCGGCCAGCGCCGACCCGGTGACCCGCACCTTCCAGGTCAAGGTCGCCCTGGCCGGGCAGGCCCAGCCGGCGCTGGGCTCCACGGTGTACGTGACGCCCCAGGCGCCGGCCAGCGCCGGCGCCCAGGTGATCAAGCTGCCCACCAGCGCGCTGCGCCAGGAGGGCAACGGCAGCGCCGTGTGGGTGCTGGACACGGCCAGCATGACGGTGCGGTCGCAGCCGGTGCAGATCGCCACGGCGGACGGCAACGAGGCGGTGATCGCGGGCGGGCTGCAGCCCGGCGCCCAGGTGGTGGTGGCCGGGGTCCACGTGCTGTCGCCCGGCCAGAAGGTCTCGATCTACCAGGACAAGACGGTGCAGGGACGCGGCGCTGCCGTGCCGGGCGCCGCCGACCCCCGGGTGGCGGCAGCGCCGCCGGCCGCTCCCGCCCGCTGA
- the hpnD gene encoding presqualene diphosphate synthase HpnD translates to MTPDQYVQDKAAASGSSFYYAFLFLPPPRRAAITAFYAFCREVDDVVDEVSDPGVARTKLAWWRKEVAQSFAGQPTHPVMQALMPWAAEFGLEQRQLQAVIEGCEMDLEQTRYLDFPALERYCHLVAGVVGEASARIFGQTQPCTTAYAHTLGLAFQLTNIIRDVGEDAMRGRIYLPISELQRFDVKAHEITSRQYSGRFTALMKFQAERAHGLYEQALALLPAADRRSQKPGLMMASIYRTLLREIERDGFQVLHQRVGLTPLRKFWLAWKVQALGKL, encoded by the coding sequence ATGACGCCCGACCAGTACGTGCAGGACAAGGCGGCGGCTTCGGGCAGCAGCTTCTACTACGCTTTCCTGTTCCTGCCCCCGCCGCGCCGCGCCGCGATCACCGCCTTCTATGCGTTCTGCCGCGAGGTGGACGACGTGGTCGACGAGGTCAGCGATCCCGGCGTGGCGCGCACCAAGCTGGCCTGGTGGCGCAAGGAGGTGGCGCAGTCCTTCGCCGGCCAGCCCACGCACCCGGTGATGCAGGCGCTGATGCCCTGGGCCGCCGAGTTCGGGCTGGAGCAACGCCAGCTGCAGGCGGTGATCGAGGGCTGCGAGATGGACCTGGAGCAGACCCGCTATCTCGACTTCCCGGCACTGGAGCGCTACTGCCACTTGGTGGCCGGCGTCGTGGGCGAGGCGTCGGCCCGCATCTTCGGCCAGACCCAGCCGTGCACCACCGCCTACGCGCACACGCTGGGCCTGGCTTTCCAGCTGACCAACATCATCCGCGACGTCGGCGAGGACGCGATGCGCGGGCGCATCTACCTGCCCATCAGCGAGCTGCAGCGCTTCGACGTCAAGGCGCACGAGATCACGTCGCGCCAGTACTCCGGGCGCTTCACCGCGCTGATGAAGTTCCAGGCCGAGCGCGCCCACGGCCTGTACGAGCAGGCGCTGGCCCTGCTGCCCGCGGCCGACCGGCGCAGCCAGAAGCCGGGCCTGATGATGGCCAGCATCTACCGCACTTTGCTGCGCGAGATCGAGCGCGACGGCTTCCAGGTGCTGCACCAGCGCGTCGGCCTGACGCCGCTGCGCAAGTTCTGGCTGGCGTGGAAGGTGCAGGCGCTGGGGAAGCTCTGA